Below is a window of Escherichia coli DSM 30083 = JCM 1649 = ATCC 11775 DNA.
CACCGGCGTAACCCAGCGCCATCACAAATCCTCGTGGATAAAACAGTGCAAACGCCAGTGGCGGCAGAAAGGTAATTGCACCAGTTTGCAATCGTCCACCAACGGTATTTGAACGCTGAAACAAATCTGCCAGATAATCAAATAAGCCTAACGCTACGCCGAGGAAGGACGTGGCGAGGGCTAAATCAGCAAATAAATGCACTGCCAGCTCAACATGCGGAGAGGCCACCATTTCGCGTAACGCCTGTAACAGCCCGTTTAATCCGGCATGATTAGCCAGCAATCCCATAAAGGTTGTTGAATCAATGCTGCCAAGGGTCGCCAGCTGCCAGAAAATATATGCCACCAGGGGGATCGCACTACCGATTATAAACACCCAGCGTAGCTTACGAATGTTGCCATCCATATAGCTGACAATACTCGGCACGCTACCGTGAAAACCAAACGACGTAAAAATCACCGGGATTGCAGACAGTGCCAGTCCCTGTTGCAACGGCAGGGTTAAAAGATTCACTTTGTGAATATGCGGTAGCAGCAATACCAGCATCACCACCAAAAAAATAATTTTGGCGCTGAACAGAAAACGGTTAAATAAATCGACCAGCGAAGTTCCGACACAAACCACGCCACCGGCAACAAAAGTGAACAACAGCACGCCAGCGGTTGCCGACATTGAAATACCTGTCCAGTCGCTGATGCTGGAGGCCAACAATTCACCGGCACCGCTGATGTATGCCGCAGTCAGAGCATACATTAAGAACATCATACTGAAGCCCGTCAGCCACTGACCGTAGCGTCCCAGATAGCGTTTTGCCAGCGTGCCCAGACCGGTATCTGCCGGGACATGCTGGTACACCTCCAGCAGTAATAGCGCCGTGTAGCACATCAATGCCCAAAGCCCAATTAACAAGATTAACGTGACGCTAAAACCAACACCTGCCGCAGCCAGCGGCATTGCCAGCATACCAGCGCCAATTGTGGTTCCCGCCACGATAAAAACACTTCCCAGAGTTCTGTTTTTCACGCTTTCTTCTGTCCTGACGATCTTTATGAGTGATATCTGCGGCGCAGGTTAAGGCATAACGGCTGATTCGTCAAACCGACGTTACATATGTTGTAAATATAAATGTACAATAAAAAGCGTTCAGTTCTGCGCTGGCGCAAAGTCTTCATAAGCGGTAATCGCTACGCTAGGCTTTTTTTGAGGAGGAACGATGGACTCTATTCACGGTCACGAAGTGTTAAATATGATGATTGAATCAGGCGAGCAATATACGCATGCCAGTCTGGAAGCAGCAATTAAAGCGCGTTTTGGTGAACAGGCACGTTTTCACACCTGCTCGGCAGAAGGGATGACTGCGGGAGAGTTGGTGGCGTTTCTGGCAGCAAAAGGCAAATTTATACCTTCAGAAGAAGGTTTTTCAACCGATCAGAGTAAGATTTGCCGTCACTGATTTGAAACGGCGGCAGAAAACCTGCCGCCGGAGAGCATTAGTTTTGTGTGTCGAGGGTAGAGAGTTCTTTGTCGATAAAATACAGACCTTCGCCGCTTTTGCCTGCAAGGCTTAATTTATCAATAATCGATTTGAACAGTTTCTCTTCTTCATGCTGCTCAGAAACATACCATTGCAGGAAATTAAATGTTGGGTAGTCCTGATTGGTCATTGCAGCATGAGCCAGTTCGTTAATTTTCTGCGTGATTAATTGTTCGTGTTTATAGGTTTCCTGGAATAATTCATCAAGTGAGGAATATTCAGCAAACGGAGATTCAACGGTATTAATACGCGGTAAGTTGCCGGTATCAGTCAGGTAATCAAACAGACGCTGCATATGCGTCATCTCTTCCTGGGCGTGACGGCGCAGGAACGCGGCAGCACCTTCGAAGGTATGATAGCTGCACCAGGCGCTCATTTGCTGATAAAGCAGTGAAGAGTACAGTTCCAGGTTCATCTGCTCATTAAGTTTTTCAATCATTTCTGGTTTCAGCATGATAGTGCTCCACAAAGGTTATATTTGTTGCTGTAGCGTCACTATAATTTGTTATTTTATTATTTGC
It encodes the following:
- the tyrP gene encoding tyrosine transporter TyrP produces the protein MKNRTLGSVFIVAGTTIGAGMLAMPLAAAGVGFSVTLILLIGLWALMCYTALLLLEVYQHVPADTGLGTLAKRYLGRYGQWLTGFSMMFLMYALTAAYISGAGELLASSISDWTGISMSATAGVLLFTFVAGGVVCVGTSLVDLFNRFLFSAKIIFLVVMLVLLLPHIHKVNLLTLPLQQGLALSAIPVIFTSFGFHGSVPSIVSYMDGNIRKLRWVFIIGSAIPLVAYIFWQLATLGSIDSTTFMGLLANHAGLNGLLQALREMVASPHVELAVHLFADLALATSFLGVALGLFDYLADLFQRSNTVGGRLQTGAITFLPPLAFALFYPRGFVMALGYAGVALAVLALIIPSLLTWQSRKHNPQAGYRVKGGRPALVVVFLCGIAVIGVQFLIAAGLLPEVG
- the yecH gene encoding YecH family metal-binding protein, which codes for MDSIHGHEVLNMMIESGEQYTHASLEAAIKARFGEQARFHTCSAEGMTAGELVAFLAAKGKFIPSEEGFSTDQSKICRH
- the ftnA gene encoding non-heme ferritin; its protein translation is MLKPEMIEKLNEQMNLELYSSLLYQQMSAWCSYHTFEGAAAFLRRHAQEEMTHMQRLFDYLTDTGNLPRINTVESPFAEYSSLDELFQETYKHEQLITQKINELAHAAMTNQDYPTFNFLQWYVSEQHEEEKLFKSIIDKLSLAGKSGEGLYFIDKELSTLDTQN